Within Claveliimonas bilis, the genomic segment CCTTGGAGAACAGGGCACGGTATCTTTTGAACCAAGTCCGCTTCTGCTTCACAAAAATCTGACTCTTCACGGATCCTGGGTAACATCCGTGGCAAACATGGAGCGCCTGGTTGAATTCCTTGACCGCAAGAAGATCCATCCAAGCCAGATCATTACACATCGGTATCCTCTTAGCCGGACAGAAGAAGCATATCGTGTATTTGCCACAGGAAAGACGGGAAAAGTGTGTGTAAATATGGAGATGGAATAGAAAATGAGCAATTTAGAGAAAATTGTAAAGTGGCTGGGAACGACTTCTTATGAAGGCGTCGTTCTCGGAAGAAGAGATAATTTCAAATGGATCACAGAAGAGAACGCAAATGCAGTAGTGACCAATGGGGAAGTCGGTATTGCATTTCTTGTGATCGAAAAATCCGGGAAAGTGAAGATGATCGCTGACAGCAGCGACTGCCCGAGAATGAGTGAAGAGCAGAATGCTCTGGGGGCAGAGTGTATTCTTGCCCCGTGGTATGAGACTCTTGACGGCTTTCTTGCAGACTGCTGCAGGGGAAAGAAGTATGCTTCCGATACAGGTATTTCCGATACTGTATATGTCCAGGGAGAGCTTGTGGATCTTCGGATGCAGCTTAGCCAAAAAGAGTTGGAGCGGTATCGGGAAATCGGACAGGAATGTGCCCGGATCGTAGAGAGAGTAGCGAAAGATGCGCGTCCCGGACAGACGGAAAATGAAGTGGCAGCTATGCTGAAGTGCCGGTGTATTGAAAAGGGCGTCAGCCCGGACTGTGTCCTGGTGGGAAGCGACGACCGGATTTTGAAATACCGCCATCCCGTTCCTACAGATAAGAAAATAGAAAAATCTTTAATGGTAGTTCTGGGAGGAGAAAAATACGGACTGAACATCAGTATGACAAGGATTGTCAGTTATGGAAAGCCAGATAAAGAGATTGCAGCGAGAATGAAAAAGACCCAGTATATTTTTGCATCTATGCAGAATATGATGGAAGATGGAATGGCATACAGTGAATATTTCCGGAAGGTGCAAAAGCTTTATGATGAGGCCGGGTGGCCTGACGAGTGGAAAATGCACCATCAGGGAGGACCTACCGGATACGGCTGCAGAGAATTTGTGGTCACGCCGGATACAAAAGGCGCTCTCCGGGAGGGGCAGGCTTATGCATGGAACCCGACAATCCTGGGGACAAAATGTGAGGAGACAACCTATCTGAAAGATGGACGGGTTGAGATCCTGACAAGGACTAAGGACTGGCCGTGCACTGTTGTGGAGACAGAGTACGGAAGCCTGGATGTGGCAGATATCCTGATAGTGTCTTAAAATCAATGTGTCTGAAATAGCATCTTGTTTGAGGGCTATAGAATCAGCCTATAAGTATATACGGAAAAACAATTGGCTTTTGTCCGATAAGCTTACTATACTTAGTGATAGAGAAAATGTTCTTTGCAAAAGAAGAATTAGGAGGTAAAGAATTATGTCTATTACAGCTGAAACAGCCAAACAACATGCAAATGATCCAGCAGTATTGTGCTGCAGAGCGGAGGCAGGGATTACAATTGAAGCAGCAAATCTGGAAGATCCGGCCATCTTTGACGAACTGGTGGATTCAGGGCTCCTGTCATTGGAAGGATGTCTGAAGATTGGACAGGTATTGGGAGCAAAGCTTACAAAAACGAGTGATTCTCTTTCACCTTTGACCCCTGATAATGTAGAAGGGTTCAAAGATACGGTAGAATCAGAAGAAGAGACTAAAGAAGAGCAGGCGGAAGCGCCGGCAGCTGTGGAAGCGGCAGCAAGCGTTCAGGGAGCGGTTGCAACAGTAAAGGGAGGAAAAGTTGTAATTTCCATCAAAGAAGGAAAGGATATTTACCTGGAACTTCCTGTTTAGAGAACATATGACGGCAAAATGGCAGAGGATGTCCTGAAAATATAATTCAGCGGCATCCTTTTTTGAGTGTTCTGATTTTGTTTTGCCGGTGGATGTAAGAATTTAGAGGAAGTTGAACAAATAGAAAAGAAAATGGAGGAGGAAATTATTGAATCTGTACAAATATAGTGCATATAATAAATATGCCTTTAACAATGGAGAAACGGTGAAAAAAGAGAAATGAAAGGGAATGCAAGTAATATCCAAGTTAAACAGTTGAACAGAAACCGAGTGTTTCGCTATATTAACAGCAGAGAAAAGACGAGCATGCCGGAGATTGCAATGGCGCTGCATATCAGTACGCCTACCGTGCTTTCTATTGTAAATGAGCTGGAAAAAAGACAGATGGTAGAGGTAAACGGCGAGTTTGAATCTACCGGAGGAAGAAAAGCCAAGATCCTTACTGCTGTAAGGAACAGCCGATATGCGGTGGGGCTGGATATTACGGCAAACCATGTGAGCATTACATACACAGATCTTTCCGGTCGTGCATTGAATCACAGAAGGATTCGCAAACCCTTTGTCTATTCGGATGATTATTTTGCGGAGTTAGCCCGCCTGACAGAAGAGTTTGTGAAAGAATGGGATGTGCCTCCGGAGAAAATCGAGGGAATGGGAATTTCCATGCCGGCTATTATTAACAGCAGGGAGCAGATCATTACTAATTCTCATGCGCTGGGAGTCTATAATGTATCCTGCAGGAGCTGGACCGAGAAAATGCCCTATCGGTGTGATCTTGTCAATGATGCCAATGCAGCGGCGGTGACGGAGATCAGTGGCAGGAGAATACCGGGAAATATGGTATATTTCTCTTTGAGCAATACGGTCGGAGGAGCAGCTCTTTTTCGTGATGATCTGGGAAGGATCAAATTCTGGTCGCCATGGCAGGGAGATACTTACAGTCTTTATGAGGGAGACAATTGGAGGAGCTGTGAATTTGGTCATATGGTGATCCATCCGGGAGGAGAAAGGTGTTACTGCGGAAAAGAAGGATGTGTAGACGCCTACTGTTCCGCTTTGAAACTGGCAGACAGGACAGAGGGAAATCTGGAGAGATTTTTCCTGGAAATGGAAGCGGGCAATGAGGAGTTTCAGAAGGTATGGGAAGAATATCTTCAGAATCTGGCAATTGCTGTTGATAATCTCAGGATGTGTTTTGACTGCCGGGTCGTTCTGGGAGGATATGTGGGAAGCAACATTTCCCCTTATATAGACAGGATCCGCAGGCTGGCAGCGGAAAAAAATATTTTTGAAAAAGACGGAAGTTATATTGACGCATGCAGGTATCAGAAGGAGGCTTCGGCTCTCGGAGCAGCCATCCTGCAGATAGAGAGGTATATAGACACGATATAAAAGTGTCTTTTCCTTTCGACACTTTATTAAATACATTATTAAAGTATAAAATAAAAATCAGGAGGACATTGTGATGGAAGGAAATATGAAAGTTGCTGTGATGAACGGAATTGGAAAGATGGGATATACCGAAAGACCAATTCCTGTTCCGAAGGATGACGAGGTGTTGGTAAAACTGGAATATGTCGGAATCTGCGGCAGCGACATGCATTATTACGAGATGGGAAGGATAGGAGACTATGTGGTAGAGCCTCCGTTTGTTCTTGGACATGAGCCGGGAGGCACTGTTGTGGAAGTCGGAAAAAATGTGACTCATTTGAAAGTGGGCGACCGTGTTGCCCTGGAGCCGGGAAAAACATGCGGCAAGTGCAAATTTTGCAGAGAAGGCAAATATAATCTCTGTCCGGATGTTGTCTTTTTTGCTACTCCGCCGGTAGACGGAGTGTTCCAGGAGTATGTGGCTCATGAGGCTGCTCTTTGCTTTAAACTTCCCGATAATGTGAGCACACTGGAGGGAGCTCTGATCGAGCCTCTGGCAGTTGGTTTTCATGCGGCGAATCAGGGAGGCGCTCATATCGGACAGAAAGCAGTTGTATTTGGAGCGGGATGTATCGGCCTTGTATCTATGATGGCTTTAAAAGCAAGCGGAGTATCAGAAGTATATGTGGTTGATATTATGCAGAAGCGGCTGGACAAGGCTATGGAACTTGGCGCGGACGGCGTGATCAACAGCAAGGATGTGGATGTGCTGGAGAAAGCAAAAGAACTGACAGACGGAGAAGGTTTTGACCTTGCCATTGAGACTGCCGGAACTGAGATTACCACAAATCAGGCCATTCAGGTCGTAAGGAAAGGATCCAATATAGTTCTTGTCGGTTATGGAAAGACAGGCATGATGAATATGATGATGAGTCTGGCTCTGGATAAAGAGATTACTTTTAAGACGGTATTCCGCTACCGCCACATTTACCCGATGGCAATTGATGCGGTGGCACAGGGAAAAGTAAATTTGAAAGGAATTGCAACACATATTTTTGACTTTGATGACATCCAGAATGCCATGGATCGAAGCATAAATGAAAAAGCAGAGATTGTGAAGGCTGTTGTGAAAATTGCTAAATAATACCCAGATTGCTAAATAAATAACATTATGCAATTTGTATAAAATGTTAAAAAAATAATTGTGAAATATTGCATCTTGTACAAAGAAAAAGAGTTGTATATAATTAAATGCATAAAATAGATTTGTAAAACCATTTTATTAAAGAAATAAATAAAACTAATTTCTTTAATAGGAAAGGCTGAAAGGAGCAAAGAAAATGGGAATTATTGAAAGCATGAGACTTGATGGAAAAGCAATCTATGTAACAGGAGGCGCAAGCGGAATCGGAAGATGTGCGGCAATGGCTTTTGCAGAGGCAGGAGCTGATGTGGCGATCGTAGATATCAATCTGGAAGGAGCTGAAAAAGTAGCAAAAGAAATTGCAGATGCTACAGGCTCAAAGACAATTGCGATCCAGGCGGATGTAACCAACCAGGAACAGGTTGAAGCTATGGTTGCAAAGGTTGTTGAGACATACGGAAAGCTGGATGCTGCTTTTAATAACGCCGGAATTTGTATCAATGTTCCAGCAGAAGAAATGACATATGAGCAGTGGAGAAAAGTAACCGATATCAATTTGAACGGAGTATTCCTGTGTGCAACAGCAGCAGGAAGACAGATGATGAAACAGGGATACGGTTCCATTATCAATACAGCTTCCATGTCAGGACATATCGTAAATGTACCGCAGCCACAGTGTGCATACAATGCATCTAAGGCAGGCGTGATCCTTCTGACAAAATCTCTTGCTGTTGAATGGGCGAAAAAAGGCGTCCGCGTAAACTGCATCAGCCCGGGATATATCGGAACAGAGCTGATCCTTGAGGCAGAACACCTGAAACCTCTGATGGCACAGTGGAATGAGATGGCTCCGATGGGAAGAGTTGGAAAACCGGAAGAACTTCAGTCAATTCTGGTATATCTGGCAGGAGATACAAGTACATTTACAACAGGATCGGACATTGTTGTGGACGGAGCATTTACCTGCTTCTAAAAACTTCTAAAGGCCAGAGGTTATTTATTGCGATAGCTATTAGCAGAGGCTATAAAATTATTTATTTTCAAGGAGGAAAATGTATGAAGAAGAAAGTTGTAAGTATTTTGCTGTGTGCGGCTATGGTTTCAGCAATGGCGATGGGTTGCTCATCAGAAGCGCCGGCAAGCGACAGCGGAAGCGAAGACAGCGGTTCTGAGGAAGGCGGGGATGGTTCTCTGACGATAGGAATTACGATCCAGTCCCTTAAGAACGACTACTGGGCAGGCGTTATGTCCAAGCTGGAAGAACTCATGAAAGACAAAGGATATGAGTATACTCTGATCGACTGTGAAGACAACGCTGCAACACAGGTTGGACAGATTGAGAACTTTGTTACAACAGGTGTGGACGTAATCATGGTTCATCCATCCGATCCGGACGCTATTGAAACGGCTTGTAAGGAAGCCCTTGACGCCGGTGTAAAAGTAATGTGCTGGGATGATGAGATGGAAAACACCACAGCCAACTGGGTACTTGACAATACAGCCCTCGGTGAAGAGATCGGAAAGCTGGCTGCTGAATTTATCAACGAAAACTTTACAGCAGATGATAAAGCAG encodes:
- a CDS encoding NAD(P)-dependent alcohol dehydrogenase, yielding MEGNMKVAVMNGIGKMGYTERPIPVPKDDEVLVKLEYVGICGSDMHYYEMGRIGDYVVEPPFVLGHEPGGTVVEVGKNVTHLKVGDRVALEPGKTCGKCKFCREGKYNLCPDVVFFATPPVDGVFQEYVAHEAALCFKLPDNVSTLEGALIEPLAVGFHAANQGGAHIGQKAVVFGAGCIGLVSMMALKASGVSEVYVVDIMQKRLDKAMELGADGVINSKDVDVLEKAKELTDGEGFDLAIETAGTEITTNQAIQVVRKGSNIVLVGYGKTGMMNMMMSLALDKEITFKTVFRYRHIYPMAIDAVAQGKVNLKGIATHIFDFDDIQNAMDRSINEKAEIVKAVVKIAK
- a CDS encoding ROK family transcriptional regulator, giving the protein MKGNASNIQVKQLNRNRVFRYINSREKTSMPEIAMALHISTPTVLSIVNELEKRQMVEVNGEFESTGGRKAKILTAVRNSRYAVGLDITANHVSITYTDLSGRALNHRRIRKPFVYSDDYFAELARLTEEFVKEWDVPPEKIEGMGISMPAIINSREQIITNSHALGVYNVSCRSWTEKMPYRCDLVNDANAAAVTEISGRRIPGNMVYFSLSNTVGGAALFRDDLGRIKFWSPWQGDTYSLYEGDNWRSCEFGHMVIHPGGERCYCGKEGCVDAYCSALKLADRTEGNLERFFLEMEAGNEEFQKVWEEYLQNLAIAVDNLRMCFDCRVVLGGYVGSNISPYIDRIRRLAAEKNIFEKDGSYIDACRYQKEASALGAAILQIERYIDTI
- a CDS encoding sugar ABC transporter substrate-binding protein, whose product is MKKKVVSILLCAAMVSAMAMGCSSEAPASDSGSEDSGSEEGGDGSLTIGITIQSLKNDYWAGVMSKLEELMKDKGYEYTLIDCEDNAATQVGQIENFVTTGVDVIMVHPSDPDAIETACKEALDAGVKVMCWDDEMENTTANWVLDNTALGEEIGKLAAEFINENFTADDKAEVCVIGYPSTKVLLERQQGIESGLEKYCEDNYEIVATTEGLEAPESQTNVETVLQAHPDCQVFVGTGAGPMNGANQALLQHYGGAGKIPANVGVFTTDVTMQQLDSIKAGDEAAKGIVGFEGSNTDTASACLEMIEKVAAAGDDDFQGEDHNTFRPTSVINMDNIDDILAGM
- a CDS encoding SDR family oxidoreductase; protein product: MGIIESMRLDGKAIYVTGGASGIGRCAAMAFAEAGADVAIVDINLEGAEKVAKEIADATGSKTIAIQADVTNQEQVEAMVAKVVETYGKLDAAFNNAGICINVPAEEMTYEQWRKVTDINLNGVFLCATAAGRQMMKQGYGSIINTASMSGHIVNVPQPQCAYNASKAGVILLTKSLAVEWAKKGVRVNCISPGYIGTELILEAEHLKPLMAQWNEMAPMGRVGKPEELQSILVYLAGDTSTFTTGSDIVVDGAFTCF
- a CDS encoding M24 family metallopeptidase — protein: MSNLEKIVKWLGTTSYEGVVLGRRDNFKWITEENANAVVTNGEVGIAFLVIEKSGKVKMIADSSDCPRMSEEQNALGAECILAPWYETLDGFLADCCRGKKYASDTGISDTVYVQGELVDLRMQLSQKELERYREIGQECARIVERVAKDARPGQTENEVAAMLKCRCIEKGVSPDCVLVGSDDRILKYRHPVPTDKKIEKSLMVVLGGEKYGLNISMTRIVSYGKPDKEIAARMKKTQYIFASMQNMMEDGMAYSEYFRKVQKLYDEAGWPDEWKMHHQGGPTGYGCREFVVTPDTKGALREGQAYAWNPTILGTKCEETTYLKDGRVEILTRTKDWPCTVVETEYGSLDVADILIVS